A stretch of Lysobacter sp. K5869 DNA encodes these proteins:
- the rnhB gene encoding ribonuclease HII, with protein MDIPTAPTRRKPRLIAGVDEAGRGPLAGPVAVAAVILHPRRRIDGLDDSKKLTEAKREALFPLIQERALAWRIEFVEVEEIDRINIFQATMAGMCRALTGLNPQADLARVDGNHLPKGLPCRGEALIGGDAIEPAIMAASILAKVARDRLMQQLHETWPHYGFDRHKGYSTAAHLAALQAHGPCPQHRRSFAPVRDAFVQTELF; from the coding sequence TTGGACATTCCCACCGCCCCCACCCGCCGCAAGCCCCGCCTCATCGCCGGCGTCGACGAAGCCGGCCGCGGGCCGCTGGCCGGGCCGGTCGCGGTGGCCGCGGTGATCCTGCACCCGCGCCGGCGCATCGACGGGCTGGACGATTCCAAGAAGCTCACCGAGGCCAAGCGCGAGGCGCTGTTCCCGCTGATCCAGGAACGCGCGCTGGCGTGGCGGATCGAGTTCGTCGAGGTCGAGGAGATCGACCGCATCAACATCTTCCAGGCGACCATGGCCGGCATGTGCCGCGCGCTGACGGGCTTGAACCCGCAAGCGGATCTGGCGCGCGTGGACGGCAACCATCTGCCCAAGGGCCTGCCCTGCCGCGGCGAGGCGCTGATCGGCGGCGACGCGATCGAGCCGGCGATCATGGCCGCCTCGATCCTGGCCAAGGTCGCGCGCGACCGGCTCATGCAGCAATTGCACGAGACCTGGCCGCACTACGGCTTCGACCGCCACAAGGGCTATTCCACCGCCGCGCATCTGGCCGCGCTGCAGGCGCACGGGCCGTGTCCGCAGCACCGGCGCAGCTTCGCGCCGGTGCGCGACGCGTTCGTGCAGACCGAGCTGTTCTGA
- a CDS encoding DUF4166 domain-containing protein gives MAAADDAPAPRVFAQLLGRDAHARLRPAVREFHEAGDGVYAGEALVRGAAHAPARWLRWWFGFPVPAERTPVSLRIETRDGRERWHRRFGARRFASSFHPGADGRLAETFGPFRFRFALREDAGALHWDFAGWALGPLPLPRALGPRIVSWEAQDEDGALRFFSQADFPLLGRLIHYDGRVRRVDAAD, from the coding sequence ATGGCCGCGGCCGACGACGCGCCCGCGCCGCGGGTGTTCGCGCAGTTGCTCGGCCGCGACGCGCACGCGCGCCTGCGTCCGGCGGTGCGCGAGTTCCACGAGGCCGGCGACGGCGTCTACGCGGGCGAAGCGCTGGTGCGCGGCGCCGCGCACGCGCCGGCGCGTTGGCTGCGTTGGTGGTTCGGGTTTCCGGTGCCGGCCGAACGCACGCCGGTGAGTCTGCGCATCGAAACCCGCGACGGCCGCGAGCGCTGGCACCGCCGCTTCGGCGCGCGCCGCTTCGCCTCCTCGTTCCATCCCGGCGCCGATGGGCGGCTGGCCGAAACCTTCGGCCCGTTCCGCTTCCGCTTCGCCCTGCGCGAAGACGCCGGCGCGCTGCATTGGGATTTCGCCGGCTGGGCGCTGGGCCCGCTGCCGCTGCCGCGCGCGCTCGGGCCGCGGATCGTGTCGTGGGAGGCGCAGGACGAGGACGGCGCGCTGCGGTTCTTCTCCCAGGCCGATTTCCCGCTGCTGGGGCGGCTCATTCACTACGACGGCCGGGTCCGCCGGGTCGACGCCGCCGACTGA
- the dnaE gene encoding DNA polymerase III subunit alpha, translating to MSAPFVHLHLHSEYSLADSTLRIGDLVKRCVALGQPAVALTDVDNIFAAVKFYKSCEGAGIKPIIGADVHLADGNEAATRMTLLCRDRGGYLSLSRLLSRAWMEGHRTEGVVLRPEWLREDNDGLFALAGRNSLGGRLAATNREELAHAWLVDWQGVFGDRLHLELTRTQRDGEDAFNAFALHAASKRGLPVVASNDARFLDRDGFDAHEARVCIASGRVLDDPKRPRDYTEEQYLKTSEEMAALFADAPDAIDNALALATRCNVELKLGEYALPAFPTPSDHTIESWLRTQSREGLAKRLEKNPLAPGKTREEYDQRLDVELDVIIKMGFPGYFLIVADFINWAKDHEIPVGPGRGSGAGSLVAWALGITDLDPLPYDLLFERFLNPERVSMPDFDIDFCMDRRDEVIDYVARKYGRDRVSQIITYGTMAAKAVVRDAGRVLGHPYGFVDGIAKLIPMTLGISLDDALGESEAAAKNPELASADLIQRYRNEDDVRDLLDLARSLEDLTRNAGKHAGGVVIAPSPLSDFCPLFAEHDGEGRGRNPVTQFDKDDVEAVGLVKFDFLGLRTLTIIDWAVRAINKRRAKEGLEPLDVNALELTDKPTYELFARGDTVAVFQFESRGMRELLKRAKPDTFEDIIALAALFRPGPLGSGMDKDWVDRKHGNAEVTYPHDSLEPVLAPTYGVIVYQEQVMQIAQVLAGYTLGGADMLRRAMGKKKPEEMAKERAKFEAGCAERNIPAKQASPIFDLMEKFAEYGFNKSHSAAYALVAYQTGWLKRHYGAEFMAATCSSDMDNTDKVVNFLDEARVMGITVLPPHVNESEYMFEAIDANTIRYGIGAVKGVGRGVCEAIVEARRAGPFVDLLDFCKRVDSGKLNRRALEALTHAGALDGLGKNRASLMLQLPEAIKATDQLAKERAAGQVSLFGGFEAAAPALHLDLPETNEWPLAQILHGERETLGHYLSGHPFDPYRDELRSLVGTDLGELEGIWEKRPESARSGWRPELEVIVAGQVVGLRKKGDSQMFVQIEDGRGRLECAFFSETYSEFASMLARDRLLVIQGGLREDAFSGGFALRAARCWDYNAVCAKHAQRLALRLDLRVPGTWQRVDALLAKQRPGPTPIRLDLLRDGAAGMLDLNGPQSVRIDAELTGLLRAQPGVKAVKLTLSKPWARSGGD from the coding sequence ATGTCCGCTCCCTTCGTTCATCTCCACTTGCACAGCGAGTACTCGCTGGCCGACTCGACCCTCCGCATCGGCGATCTGGTCAAGCGTTGCGTCGCCCTCGGCCAGCCGGCCGTCGCCCTGACCGACGTCGACAACATCTTCGCCGCGGTCAAGTTCTACAAATCCTGCGAAGGCGCCGGCATCAAGCCGATCATCGGCGCCGACGTGCACCTCGCCGACGGCAACGAAGCCGCCACGCGCATGACCCTGCTGTGCCGCGACCGCGGCGGTTACCTGAGCCTGTCGCGCCTGCTCAGCCGCGCCTGGATGGAAGGCCACCGCACCGAAGGCGTGGTGCTGCGTCCGGAATGGCTGCGCGAGGACAACGACGGCCTGTTCGCGCTGGCCGGCCGCAACAGCCTTGGCGGACGCTTGGCCGCGACCAACCGCGAAGAACTCGCCCACGCCTGGCTGGTGGATTGGCAGGGCGTGTTCGGCGACCGCCTGCACCTGGAACTCACCCGCACCCAGCGCGACGGCGAAGACGCCTTCAACGCCTTCGCCCTGCACGCCGCGAGCAAGCGCGGCCTGCCGGTGGTGGCCAGCAACGACGCGCGCTTCCTCGACCGCGACGGCTTCGACGCGCACGAAGCGCGCGTGTGCATCGCCTCCGGCCGCGTGCTCGACGACCCCAAGCGCCCGCGCGACTACACCGAAGAGCAATACCTCAAGACCAGCGAGGAAATGGCCGCGCTGTTCGCCGACGCGCCCGACGCGATCGACAACGCCCTGGCCCTGGCCACGCGCTGCAACGTCGAGCTCAAGCTCGGCGAATACGCGCTGCCGGCGTTCCCCACGCCGAGCGACCACACCATCGAATCGTGGTTGCGCACGCAGTCGCGCGAAGGCCTGGCCAAGCGCCTGGAGAAGAACCCGCTCGCGCCCGGCAAGACCCGCGAGGAATACGACCAGCGCCTGGACGTGGAGCTGGACGTCATCATCAAGATGGGCTTCCCCGGCTACTTCCTGATCGTCGCGGACTTCATCAACTGGGCCAAGGACCACGAGATCCCGGTCGGCCCGGGCCGCGGTTCGGGCGCCGGTTCGCTGGTGGCGTGGGCGCTGGGCATCACCGATCTGGACCCGCTGCCCTACGACCTGCTGTTCGAGCGCTTCCTCAATCCCGAACGCGTGTCGATGCCCGACTTCGACATCGACTTCTGCATGGACCGCCGCGACGAGGTCATCGACTACGTCGCACGCAAGTACGGCCGCGACCGCGTCTCGCAGATCATCACCTACGGCACCATGGCCGCGAAGGCGGTGGTGCGCGACGCCGGGCGCGTGCTCGGCCATCCCTACGGCTTCGTCGACGGCATCGCCAAGCTGATCCCGATGACCTTGGGCATCTCGCTCGACGACGCGCTGGGCGAATCCGAGGCGGCGGCGAAGAATCCGGAACTGGCCTCGGCCGACCTGATCCAGCGCTACCGCAACGAAGACGACGTGCGCGACCTGCTCGACCTGGCGCGCAGCCTGGAAGACCTGACCCGCAACGCCGGCAAGCACGCCGGCGGCGTGGTGATCGCGCCGAGCCCGCTGTCGGATTTCTGCCCGCTGTTCGCCGAACACGACGGCGAGGGCCGCGGCCGCAACCCGGTGACCCAGTTCGACAAGGACGACGTCGAAGCCGTCGGCCTGGTCAAGTTCGACTTCCTCGGCCTGCGCACGCTGACGATCATCGATTGGGCGGTGCGCGCGATCAACAAGCGCCGCGCCAAGGAAGGGCTCGAACCGCTCGACGTCAACGCGCTGGAGCTGACCGACAAGCCCACTTACGAACTGTTCGCGCGCGGCGACACGGTCGCGGTGTTCCAGTTCGAATCGCGCGGCATGCGCGAGCTGCTCAAGCGCGCCAAGCCCGACACCTTCGAAGACATCATCGCGCTCGCCGCGCTGTTCCGTCCCGGCCCGCTGGGCTCGGGGATGGACAAGGACTGGGTCGACCGTAAGCACGGCAACGCCGAAGTCACCTATCCGCACGACTCGCTGGAACCGGTGCTGGCGCCGACCTACGGCGTCATCGTCTACCAGGAACAGGTGATGCAGATCGCCCAGGTCCTGGCCGGCTACACCCTCGGCGGCGCCGACATGCTGCGCCGCGCGATGGGCAAGAAGAAGCCGGAGGAGATGGCCAAGGAGCGCGCCAAGTTCGAAGCCGGCTGCGCCGAGCGCAACATCCCGGCCAAGCAGGCCAGCCCGATCTTCGACTTGATGGAGAAGTTCGCCGAGTACGGCTTCAACAAGTCGCACTCGGCCGCCTACGCGCTGGTCGCGTATCAGACCGGCTGGCTCAAGCGCCACTACGGCGCCGAGTTCATGGCCGCGACCTGCTCGTCGGACATGGACAACACCGACAAGGTGGTGAACTTCCTCGACGAAGCGCGGGTGATGGGCATCACCGTGCTGCCGCCGCACGTCAACGAATCGGAGTACATGTTCGAGGCGATCGACGCCAACACCATCCGCTACGGCATCGGCGCGGTGAAGGGCGTCGGCCGCGGCGTGTGCGAGGCGATCGTGGAAGCGCGCCGCGCCGGCCCGTTCGTCGACCTGCTCGACTTCTGCAAGCGCGTGGACAGCGGCAAGCTCAACCGTCGCGCGCTGGAAGCGCTGACCCACGCCGGCGCGCTCGACGGCCTGGGCAAGAACCGCGCGAGCCTGATGCTGCAGCTGCCCGAAGCGATCAAGGCCACCGACCAACTGGCGAAGGAACGCGCGGCGGGCCAGGTCTCGCTGTTCGGCGGCTTCGAAGCCGCCGCGCCTGCGCTGCACCTGGACCTGCCGGAAACCAACGAGTGGCCGCTGGCGCAGATCCTGCACGGCGAACGCGAAACCCTCGGCCACTACCTCAGCGGCCATCCCTTCGATCCGTACCGCGACGAGCTGCGTTCGCTGGTCGGCACCGACCTAGGCGAGCTCGAAGGCATCTGGGAAAAGCGCCCGGAAAGCGCGCGCAGCGGCTGGCGTCCGGAACTGGAAGTGATCGTCGCCGGCCAAGTCGTCGGCCTGCGCAAGAAGGGCGACAGCCAGATGTTCGTGCAGATCGAGGACGGCCGCGGCCGCCTGGAGTGCGCGTTCTTCTCCGAGACCTACAGCGAATTCGCCTCGATGCTCGCGCGCGACCGCCTGCTGGTGATCCAGGGCGGCCTGCGCGAGGACGCTTTCAGCGGCGGCTTCGCCCTGCGCGCGGCGCGCTGCTGGGACTACAACGCGGTCTGCGCCAAGCACGCCCAGCGTCTGGCCCTGCGCCTGGACCTGCGCGTGCCCGGCACCTGGCAGCGGGTCGACGCGCTGCTCGCCAAGCAACGCCCCGGCCCGACCCCGATCCGCCTGGACCTGCTGCGCGACGGCGCGGCCGGCATGCTCGACCTCAACGGCCCGCAGTCGGTGCGCATCGACGCCGAGCTGACCGGGCTGCTGCGCGCGCAGCCCGGGGTGAAGGCGGTGAAGCTGACGCTGTCGAAGCCGTGGGCGCGGTCCGGGGGCGATTGA
- the fabZ gene encoding 3-hydroxyacyl-ACP dehydratase FabZ, which translates to MSQTLQLPLDVPAIQQLLPHRYPFLLIDRVLELEPHKRVLAIKGVSCNEPFFNGHFPGNPVMPGVLVIEALAQAGGLLTQVSHGGVAAGRSFYLVKVDNARFSRMVVPGDRLELEVDLKRMIRNMALFRGVARVDGCEVASADIMCAEAKD; encoded by the coding sequence ATGAGCCAGACCCTGCAACTCCCGCTCGACGTGCCGGCGATCCAGCAACTGCTCCCGCACCGCTACCCGTTCCTGCTGATCGACCGCGTGCTGGAACTGGAACCGCACAAGCGCGTGCTCGCCATCAAGGGCGTGAGCTGCAACGAGCCTTTCTTCAACGGCCATTTCCCCGGCAACCCGGTCATGCCCGGCGTGCTGGTGATCGAGGCGCTGGCCCAGGCCGGCGGCCTGCTGACCCAGGTCTCGCACGGCGGCGTCGCCGCGGGCCGCTCGTTCTATCTGGTCAAGGTCGACAACGCCCGCTTCTCGCGCATGGTCGTGCCCGGCGACCGCCTGGAGCTGGAAGTCGATCTCAAGCGCATGATCCGCAACATGGCCTTGTTCCGCGGCGTCGCCCGCGTCGACGGCTGCGAGGTGGCCAGCGCCGACATCATGTGCGCCGAAGCCAAGGACTGA
- the lpxA gene encoding acyl-ACP--UDP-N-acetylglucosamine O-acyltransferase, with translation MSATIHPTAFVDPAAKLGDGVVVGAFCYIGAEVEVGDGTVFGPHCVVHGPTRIGRDNRFHAQCAIGGDPQDKKFAGERTELVIGDGNSFREFVTVNRGTGSGGGVTRIGDRNWLLAYTHVAHDCRIGNDCVFSNNSTLAGHVTVEDHVIMSGFSGIHQFCRVGAHAFIGMGALVNGDVAPFLMVAQDGYGRPRGINAEGLKRRGFGPERIAAIKRAYRAVFMSGTSLEEARAKLEELAADSVDVRALLDFIGTGERPLLR, from the coding sequence ATGAGCGCCACCATCCACCCCACCGCCTTCGTCGATCCCGCCGCGAAGCTCGGCGACGGCGTCGTGGTCGGCGCGTTCTGCTACATCGGCGCCGAGGTCGAGGTCGGCGACGGCACCGTGTTCGGCCCGCACTGCGTGGTCCACGGGCCGACCCGGATCGGCCGCGACAACCGCTTCCACGCGCAGTGCGCGATCGGCGGCGACCCGCAGGACAAGAAGTTCGCCGGCGAGCGCACCGAACTGGTAATCGGCGACGGCAACAGCTTCCGCGAGTTCGTCACCGTCAACCGCGGCACCGGCAGCGGCGGCGGCGTCACCCGCATCGGCGACCGCAACTGGCTGCTGGCCTACACCCACGTCGCCCACGATTGCCGCATCGGCAACGACTGCGTGTTCTCCAACAACTCCACGCTGGCCGGCCACGTCACCGTCGAAGACCACGTCATCATGAGCGGCTTCTCCGGCATCCATCAGTTCTGCCGGGTCGGCGCGCACGCCTTCATCGGCATGGGCGCGCTGGTCAACGGCGACGTCGCGCCGTTCCTGATGGTGGCCCAGGACGGCTACGGCCGCCCGCGCGGGATCAACGCCGAAGGGCTCAAGCGCCGCGGTTTCGGCCCCGAGCGCATCGCCGCGATCAAGCGCGCCTACCGCGCCGTCTTCATGTCCGGCACCTCGCTGGAGGAAGCGCGCGCCAAGCTCGAGGAGCTCGCCGCCGACAGCGTCGACGTGCGCGCGCTGCTCGACTTCATCGGCACCGGCGAGCGGCCGCTGCTGCGCTGA
- the lpxB gene encoding lipid-A-disaccharide synthase, translated as MNAATAAPTAPIDEIFPAAPPPPPRFALIAGEASGDLLGAGLIQELRRRYPGAEFVGIGGEQMRAAGMDTWFDAGELAVMGLVEVLKHLPRLLRLRRDVRQRILDWKPDAFIGIDAPDFNLGVERWLKQRGVRTAHYVSPSVWAWRRKRAQKIGLSADRVLCLFPMEPPIYAEYGVDARFVGHPLADEMPVQPDRDGARMTLGLDDEAPILAMLPGSRVGEIETLAADFIACAALLLAAEPRLGIVAPMASARARAAFERILAAHPDGERVRRALRIVDRGARTVMVASDAVLLASGTATLEAMLAKRPMVVAYKVSPLTYTLVKRLGMLKVDHYALPNVLAGEAVVPELMQHDCTPENLAGATLRWLRDPAASAALLPKFQRIHLELKRDASARAADAIGELIGEGAGAKPSASP; from the coding sequence ATGAACGCCGCGACCGCCGCTCCCACCGCCCCCATCGACGAAATCTTTCCCGCCGCGCCGCCTCCGCCGCCGCGCTTCGCCCTGATCGCCGGCGAAGCCTCCGGCGACCTGCTCGGCGCGGGACTGATCCAGGAACTGCGCCGGCGCTATCCCGGCGCCGAGTTCGTCGGCATTGGCGGCGAGCAGATGCGCGCGGCCGGCATGGACACCTGGTTCGACGCCGGCGAACTGGCGGTGATGGGCTTGGTCGAAGTGCTCAAGCACCTGCCGCGGCTGCTGCGCCTGCGCCGCGACGTGCGCCAACGCATCCTGGATTGGAAGCCCGACGCCTTCATCGGCATCGACGCGCCCGACTTCAATCTCGGGGTCGAGCGCTGGCTCAAGCAGCGCGGCGTGCGCACCGCGCACTACGTCAGCCCGTCGGTGTGGGCGTGGCGGCGCAAGCGCGCGCAGAAGATCGGGCTCAGCGCCGACCGGGTGCTGTGCCTGTTCCCGATGGAGCCGCCGATCTACGCCGAATACGGCGTGGACGCGCGCTTCGTCGGCCATCCGCTCGCCGACGAGATGCCGGTGCAGCCCGACCGCGACGGCGCGCGCATGACCCTCGGGCTCGACGACGAAGCGCCGATCCTGGCGATGCTGCCGGGTTCGCGCGTGGGCGAGATCGAAACCCTGGCCGCCGATTTCATCGCCTGCGCCGCGCTGCTGCTGGCGGCCGAACCGCGCCTGGGCATCGTCGCGCCGATGGCCAGCGCGCGCGCGCGGGCCGCGTTCGAGCGCATCCTCGCCGCGCATCCCGACGGCGAACGCGTGCGCCGCGCGCTGCGCATCGTCGACCGCGGCGCGCGCACGGTGATGGTCGCCAGCGACGCGGTGCTGCTGGCCTCGGGCACCGCCACGCTGGAAGCGATGCTGGCCAAGCGGCCGATGGTGGTGGCCTACAAGGTCTCGCCGCTGACCTACACCCTGGTCAAGCGCCTGGGCATGCTCAAGGTCGACCACTACGCGCTGCCGAACGTGCTCGCCGGCGAAGCCGTGGTGCCCGAGCTGATGCAGCACGACTGCACCCCGGAAAACCTCGCCGGCGCGACCCTGCGCTGGCTGCGCGACCCCGCCGCGAGCGCGGCGCTGCTGCCGAAGTTCCAGCGCATCCACCTGGAGCTCAAGCGCGACGCCTCCGCGCGCGCCGCCGACGCCATCGGCGAGTTGATCGGCGAAGGCGCGGGCGCGAAACCGTCCGCGAGCCCGTGA
- a CDS encoding acetyl-CoA carboxylase carboxyltransferase subunit alpha has product MNPNYLDFEQPIADLEAKIQELRHASSGPQVDIDSEIHALQDKLRLRTAQIFRDLSSWQISQLARHPARPYTLDYVRVMCDEFQELAGDRAFADDNAIVGGLARIGGRSVVVIGHQKGRDTKSKIKRNFGMPRPEGYRKALRLMKLAERFGLPLLTFIDTAGAWPGIDAEERGQSEAIARNLMEMAGLKIPVICTVIGEGGSGGALAIGVGDRTLMLEYSTYSVITPEGCASILWKTAEKAKDAAEQLGLTAKRLSELGLIDKIVREPIGGAHRNPKQMATRLKAVLLNELDALEGVPVDELLQRRYERLRGYGAYEAA; this is encoded by the coding sequence ATGAACCCGAACTACCTCGACTTCGAGCAGCCCATCGCCGACCTGGAAGCCAAGATCCAGGAGCTGCGCCACGCCAGCAGCGGCCCGCAGGTCGACATCGACTCCGAAATCCACGCGTTGCAGGACAAGCTGCGCTTGCGCACCGCGCAGATCTTCCGCGACTTGTCCTCGTGGCAGATCTCCCAGCTCGCCCGCCACCCGGCCCGGCCGTACACGCTGGATTACGTGCGGGTGATGTGCGACGAGTTCCAGGAACTGGCCGGCGACCGCGCCTTCGCCGACGACAACGCCATCGTCGGCGGCCTCGCCCGCATCGGCGGCCGCAGCGTGGTGGTGATCGGCCACCAGAAGGGCCGCGACACCAAGAGCAAGATCAAGCGCAACTTCGGCATGCCGCGCCCCGAGGGCTACCGCAAGGCGCTGCGCCTGATGAAGCTGGCCGAACGCTTCGGCCTGCCGCTGCTGACCTTCATCGACACCGCCGGCGCGTGGCCGGGCATCGACGCCGAAGAGCGCGGCCAGTCCGAAGCCATCGCCCGCAACCTGATGGAAATGGCCGGCCTCAAGATCCCGGTGATCTGCACCGTGATCGGCGAAGGCGGTTCCGGCGGCGCGCTCGCCATCGGCGTGGGCGACCGCACCTTGATGCTGGAATACAGCACCTACTCGGTGATCACCCCCGAAGGCTGCGCCTCGATCCTGTGGAAGACCGCGGAAAAGGCCAAGGACGCGGCCGAACAGCTCGGCCTGACCGCCAAGCGCCTGTCCGAGTTGGGCCTGATCGACAAGATCGTGCGCGAACCCATCGGCGGCGCGCACCGCAATCCCAAGCAGATGGCGACTCGCCTCAAAGCGGTGCTGCTCAACGAACTCGACGCGCTGGAAGGCGTGCCGGTGGACGAACTGCTGCAACGCCGCTACGAGCGGCTGCGCGGGTACGGCGCGTACGAAGCCGCGTAA
- the lpxD gene encoding UDP-3-O-(3-hydroxymyristoyl)glucosamine N-acyltransferase: MNPVSYTASELAERFALGLHGDGDIRVAGVGTLAKAGPAQLAFLANPKYRSQLDGSAAGVVVMREDAAAGYPGTALIARDPYSAFAKMSALFEPKPERPAGIHPSAAIDPSAEVSPLAHVGPFVSIGARSRIEAGAMLGPGCVIGDDCIVGEGCELVARVTLVTRVRLGRRVLIHPGAVLGADGFGLAMEAGRWLKVPQLGGVSIGDDCEIGANTTIDRGAIEDTVLEEDVRLDNQIQIGHNVHIGAHSAMAGCSAAAGSAKIGRYCLIGGGAGVLGHLEVCDKVTITAMSLVTRSIREPGEYSSGTPLMDNRSWRKNAARFKQLDAIARRTRGGSDADEG, encoded by the coding sequence GTGAATCCGGTTTCCTACACCGCGTCCGAACTGGCCGAGCGCTTCGCGCTCGGCCTGCACGGCGACGGCGACATCCGCGTCGCCGGCGTCGGCACCCTGGCCAAGGCCGGGCCGGCGCAATTGGCGTTCCTCGCCAATCCCAAATACCGCTCGCAGCTCGACGGCAGCGCCGCCGGCGTGGTGGTGATGCGCGAGGACGCGGCCGCGGGTTACCCCGGCACCGCGCTGATCGCGCGCGATCCCTACTCGGCCTTCGCCAAGATGTCCGCCCTGTTCGAGCCCAAGCCCGAACGCCCGGCCGGCATCCATCCCTCCGCGGCCATCGATCCCAGCGCCGAAGTCTCTCCGCTCGCCCACGTCGGCCCGTTCGTCAGCATCGGCGCGCGCAGCCGCATCGAAGCCGGCGCGATGCTCGGCCCGGGCTGCGTGATCGGCGACGACTGCATCGTCGGCGAAGGCTGCGAACTGGTCGCCCGGGTGACCCTGGTGACCCGGGTGCGGCTGGGGCGGCGCGTGCTGATCCACCCCGGCGCGGTGCTCGGCGCCGACGGCTTCGGTTTGGCGATGGAAGCCGGGCGCTGGCTCAAGGTGCCGCAGCTCGGCGGCGTATCGATCGGCGACGACTGCGAGATCGGCGCCAACACCACGATCGACCGCGGCGCCATCGAGGACACCGTGCTCGAAGAGGACGTGCGCCTCGACAACCAGATCCAGATCGGCCACAACGTCCACATCGGCGCGCACAGCGCCATGGCCGGCTGCTCGGCCGCGGCCGGCAGCGCCAAGATCGGCCGCTACTGCCTGATCGGCGGCGGCGCCGGCGTGCTGGGCCATCTGGAAGTCTGCGACAAGGTCACCATCACCGCGATGAGCCTGGTCACCCGCTCGATCCGCGAGCCCGGCGAGTACTCCTCCGGCACCCCGCTGATGGACAACCGCAGCTGGCGCAAGAACGCCGCGCGCTTCAAGCAGCTCGACGCGATCGCCCGGCGCACCCGCGGCGGTTCCGACGCGGACGAGGGCTGA